From Mucilaginibacter inviolabilis, a single genomic window includes:
- a CDS encoding MlaD family protein: MDATENKKAIIVGIFLALGLIVFILGVFTLGGQQKSFVKNIKISSVFSDVAGLKKGNNVWFSGVKVGTISEVKFIGPSKVQVFMNVDQATQQYIHRNAGAKVSSDGLIGNKIIVIDGGSPQAPEIQDGDVLQAEKMLSTDDMLKTLQDNNQNLLAITTDFKALSHKILEGKGTVGALMADSTMAIQLRGAMRNLQAATQSAANMAVQLNNFSAKMNTKGGFADKLLTDTATFNKISQSVAQLQKTAANASTLTENLTKASNKLNTTDNAIGVLLNDPKGATQVQTTLNYLQQSSVKLNDDLEAVQHNFLLRGFFKKKAKAKADSLKAQ, from the coding sequence ATGGACGCAACAGAAAATAAAAAAGCAATTATAGTAGGCATATTTTTAGCACTCGGCCTCATTGTATTTATACTAGGGGTATTTACGCTTGGGGGCCAGCAGAAAAGCTTCGTAAAAAATATAAAAATAAGCTCCGTTTTTAGCGACGTAGCCGGATTAAAAAAAGGCAATAACGTATGGTTTTCGGGGGTTAAGGTTGGTACCATCAGCGAGGTTAAGTTCATCGGCCCTTCAAAAGTACAGGTGTTTATGAATGTTGACCAGGCCACCCAGCAATATATACACCGCAACGCTGGCGCCAAAGTAAGTTCCGACGGATTAATTGGTAATAAGATCATCGTGATTGATGGCGGTAGTCCGCAAGCTCCTGAAATTCAGGATGGCGACGTGCTACAGGCCGAAAAAATGCTATCGACCGACGATATGCTTAAAACTTTACAGGATAATAACCAGAACCTGCTGGCCATTACTACCGATTTTAAAGCCCTGAGCCATAAAATACTGGAAGGCAAAGGAACTGTTGGCGCATTAATGGCCGATAGCACCATGGCCATCCAACTGCGCGGAGCCATGCGCAACTTACAGGCCGCCACGCAAAGTGCTGCAAACATGGCCGTGCAGTTGAATAATTTCAGCGCCAAAATGAATACCAAAGGCGGCTTTGCCGATAAACTATTGACCGACACCGCTACTTTTAACAAAATAAGCCAGTCGGTTGCCCAGCTGCAAAAAACAGCAGCTAATGCATCAACCCTCACCGAAAACCTGACCAAGGCCAGCAATAAGCTCAATACTACCGATAATGCTATCGGTGTACTACTAAACGACCCTAAGGGTGCTACACAAGTACAAACCACGCTAAACTATCTGCAGCAAAGCTCGGTTAAACTTAATGACGACCTGGAAGCTGTACAGCACAATTTTCTGCTACGCGGTTTTTTCAAAAAGAAAGCGAAAGCCAAGGCTGATAGTTTAAAGGCTCAATAA
- the nhaA gene encoding Na+/H+ antiporter NhaA — translation MRQKTPIEKITAPVNKFIHQEHTSGIVLFISVVIAIIWVNSPLEHFYHALWDLKLSLGFDGFMLDHSLHLWINDGLMAIFFFVIGLELKREFMAGELSSIKKASLPMVAALGGMLVPALIYFLINKGTASEHGWGIPMATDIAFALALLSIAGKHIPSSVKVFLSALAVADDLGAVLVIAIFYSSHIALMPLTIGVWLLVVLLIGNKMGVRHIAFYLIIGFGVWVAFLLSGVHATIAGVLVAFTIPARTRINEKSYADSLRKLLLNFEQAIPNNSTLTTPEQHDTIEKIKKLSMDAETPLQKVEFMLHPWVAFIVMPLFALANAGIVIGANFFSSLANPVSLGVTIGLLAGKFIGVLLATWLMVKFGAQLPAKSTWKQIVGVALLAGVGFTMSLFISGLAFSHPEMVDQAKYGILLASLVAGGLGVLVLRKAR, via the coding sequence ATGCGGCAAAAAACTCCAATTGAAAAAATTACGGCACCGGTAAACAAGTTCATCCACCAGGAACATACCAGTGGGATTGTGCTTTTTATAAGTGTGGTAATAGCCATTATATGGGTTAATTCACCACTAGAACACTTTTATCATGCCCTGTGGGATCTTAAATTGTCCCTGGGGTTTGACGGTTTTATGCTCGACCACTCCCTGCACCTCTGGATAAACGACGGATTGATGGCCATATTCTTTTTTGTAATAGGCCTGGAATTGAAGCGGGAGTTTATGGCCGGTGAACTTTCTTCTATCAAAAAAGCATCCTTACCTATGGTGGCTGCTTTGGGAGGGATGTTAGTGCCTGCCCTTATTTATTTCCTGATCAACAAAGGTACAGCATCTGAACATGGCTGGGGTATCCCCATGGCTACCGACATCGCCTTCGCGCTGGCACTGCTGTCCATTGCCGGTAAACATATCCCATCATCTGTAAAAGTTTTTTTATCGGCCCTGGCCGTTGCCGACGATCTTGGCGCGGTACTGGTGATTGCTATATTTTACAGCTCACACATTGCCTTAATGCCTTTAACCATCGGGGTTTGGCTGTTGGTTGTGCTACTTATAGGAAACAAAATGGGGGTACGGCACATTGCTTTTTACCTGATAATTGGCTTTGGGGTTTGGGTGGCATTTTTACTTTCGGGCGTTCATGCAACCATTGCCGGTGTATTGGTAGCCTTTACTATCCCGGCACGCACCCGCATCAACGAAAAAAGTTATGCCGATAGCCTCCGTAAGCTTTTGCTCAATTTTGAACAGGCAATTCCTAATAACAGCACCTTAACTACACCCGAGCAGCACGACACGATTGAAAAAATAAAGAAATTAAGCATGGACGCCGAAACGCCACTTCAAAAGGTGGAATTTATGCTGCACCCATGGGTTGCTTTTATAGTAATGCCCCTTTTTGCATTAGCCAATGCGGGTATTGTGATCGGTGCCAACTTTTTTTCGTCACTGGCTAATCCGGTGAGCCTCGGGGTAACCATCGGTTTACTAGCCGGTAAATTTATTGGTGTACTGCTGGCTACCTGGCTCATGGTAAAATTTGGTGCACAATTGCCGGCAAAATCTACCTGGAAACAAATAGTTGGTGTAGCCTTACTGGCTGGTGTGGGCTTTACCATGTCGCTGTTTATATCTGGACTCGCTTTTAGTCATCCAGAGATGGTTGACCAGGCCAAGTATGGTATCCTCCTAGCTTCGTTAGTGGCTGGAGGGCTTGGGGTGCTGGTATTGAGGAAAGCCCGATAG
- a CDS encoding SPFH domain-containing protein → MNNNLIVMLWWAVPIVLILLMYKFVLRVFFGMVIVPDNRIGLVVKKFTLSSKSRLPDGRIIAIHGEAGMQAKALAPGLYWGLWPWQYGITMEPFTVIEQNKLGLVKAKDGASLDTGRVLGKPVDCDKFQDAIAFLDNNGQKGPQAAFLTPGSYRINTFLFEIEMVPITQIHENKVGIVTTLDGEPLDKGEIAGESVSGHKNYQDPIAFINAGGRKGLQEDVILAGTYYLNPWFVIVEQVDMTYIPIGYVGVVNSFVGPEGKDTSGDAFKHGNIVHRGQKGVWEDPLDPGKHPINIYTHAVEIVPTTNIVLNWADSRTEAHELDKNLCTITVRSSDGFTFNLDVSQIIHVPRNEAPKVIARFGKMKNLVSQVLEPTIANYFRNSAQKSDVIGFLANRIQRQSDARDHIGAVLTTYNVIGVDTLIGDIVPPAALMKTLTDRKLAEEEKVTYEIQRHAQIERKEFESARAGADMQPEVVKSTRQVEINTQMAASKVAASHGEAEAKTINAKADAEVRITIAKADAEAKTVNAKADANATEVNGIAESTKIKAIGLAEAEVTKQKTEAMGTEQYAIVRVAEALAAAGIKLVPEILVSGKDNGGNGIIDALIGTEMLKKLQKENEGGKSEQ, encoded by the coding sequence ATGAACAACAATCTAATTGTTATGCTTTGGTGGGCTGTGCCTATCGTCCTGATTTTATTGATGTACAAATTTGTTTTGCGCGTCTTTTTCGGCATGGTGATCGTGCCGGATAATCGTATTGGCCTGGTGGTTAAAAAGTTCACCTTATCGAGTAAATCGCGTTTGCCCGATGGCCGTATCATAGCCATTCATGGCGAGGCTGGTATGCAGGCTAAAGCGTTGGCACCGGGCTTGTACTGGGGCTTATGGCCATGGCAGTATGGTATTACCATGGAACCGTTTACCGTTATTGAGCAAAACAAGCTGGGGCTGGTAAAGGCTAAAGACGGTGCATCGCTGGATACTGGCCGTGTGTTGGGTAAACCTGTTGACTGCGACAAGTTCCAGGACGCTATTGCCTTTCTGGACAACAATGGTCAGAAGGGTCCGCAGGCCGCTTTCCTTACACCGGGTAGTTACCGTATCAATACTTTTTTGTTTGAGATTGAGATGGTTCCTATTACCCAGATCCATGAAAACAAAGTGGGTATTGTAACCACGTTGGATGGTGAGCCGTTGGACAAAGGCGAAATTGCCGGTGAGTCTGTATCAGGCCATAAAAACTACCAGGATCCTATTGCATTCATTAACGCTGGTGGCCGTAAAGGGTTACAGGAGGATGTGATACTGGCCGGTACCTATTATCTGAATCCTTGGTTTGTAATTGTGGAACAGGTGGATATGACCTATATACCTATTGGTTATGTGGGTGTAGTAAACTCCTTTGTTGGGCCCGAAGGTAAAGACACCAGCGGCGATGCCTTTAAACATGGTAACATTGTTCATCGCGGGCAAAAAGGTGTTTGGGAAGATCCGCTCGATCCGGGTAAACACCCTATCAACATCTACACACATGCGGTTGAAATTGTACCAACAACCAACATTGTGTTGAACTGGGCCGATAGTCGTACCGAGGCGCATGAACTGGATAAAAACCTGTGTACCATTACGGTAAGGTCATCTGATGGTTTCACATTCAATCTGGATGTGTCACAGATCATCCACGTGCCACGTAACGAAGCGCCAAAGGTAATAGCCCGTTTTGGTAAAATGAAAAATCTGGTATCGCAGGTATTGGAGCCTACCATCGCCAACTATTTCCGTAACTCGGCGCAAAAGAGTGATGTTATCGGTTTCTTAGCTAACCGTATCCAAAGACAAAGCGATGCCCGTGATCATATCGGTGCGGTATTAACCACCTATAACGTGATCGGTGTGGATACCCTGATTGGTGACATTGTACCGCCAGCCGCCCTGATGAAAACCCTGACCGACCGTAAACTGGCCGAAGAGGAAAAAGTGACCTACGAGATACAACGCCACGCGCAAATTGAGCGTAAGGAATTTGAAAGCGCCCGCGCCGGTGCTGATATGCAGCCTGAGGTGGTGAAATCAACCCGCCAGGTTGAGATCAACACCCAGATGGCCGCCTCAAAAGTTGCTGCTTCACATGGTGAGGCTGAAGCTAAAACCATTAATGCCAAGGCTGATGCTGAGGTAAGGATCACCATAGCCAAGGCCGATGCCGAAGCTAAAACAGTGAATGCCAAAGCCGATGCCAACGCTACCGAAGTGAACGGTATTGCCGAAAGTACCAAGATCAAAGCCATTGGTTTGGCCGAAGCCGAGGTTACCAAACAAAAAACCGAAGCCATGGGTACCGAACAATATGCCATTGTACGTGTAGCCGAAGCCTTAGCCGCCGCCGGTATTAAACTGGTACCAGAAATATTGGTAAGCGGTAAAGACAACGGAGGTAACGGTATAATAGATGCCCTGATAGGCACCGAAATGCTTAAAAAGCTACAGAAAGAGAATGAAGGGGGAAAAAGTGAGCAATAG
- a CDS encoding MlaE family ABC transporter permease, whose amino-acid sequence MDTAESATTVKKNSKFKQSLINFFTDLYKINQFILRFFREAFVPPFELKEIVRQCFEVGVRSFTLISVTGFIVGVIFTKQSRPSLSEFGAQSWLPSLVSIAIMRALAPLVTALIASGKVGSSIGAELGSMRVTEQIDAMEVSGTKPFKFLVCTRVLATTLTIPILSTYTGLIAILGGYLNVSQNEGTSWSTFIQQVFEPLTFVDFVASLIKSIVFGFTIGIVGCYQGYNSTKGTEGVGKAANGAVVTAMFLVFIEEVIIVQITSWFR is encoded by the coding sequence ATGGATACAGCAGAAAGCGCAACAACGGTTAAAAAGAATTCGAAGTTTAAACAAAGCCTCATCAACTTTTTTACCGACCTGTATAAGATCAACCAGTTTATTTTACGCTTTTTCAGAGAGGCCTTTGTACCTCCATTTGAACTGAAAGAGATTGTACGGCAGTGTTTTGAAGTAGGTGTGCGTTCCTTTACATTGATATCCGTAACAGGTTTTATAGTTGGGGTGATATTTACCAAACAATCACGTCCGTCGCTATCAGAATTTGGGGCACAATCATGGTTGCCGTCGCTGGTATCCATTGCCATTATGCGCGCGCTGGCACCTTTAGTTACAGCGCTTATCGCATCGGGCAAGGTAGGTTCAAGCATTGGTGCCGAACTTGGCTCCATGAGGGTAACCGAGCAAATTGACGCCATGGAAGTATCGGGCACCAAACCTTTTAAATTTTTGGTGTGTACACGCGTACTGGCTACCACCCTTACCATTCCTATCTTATCAACCTATACCGGTTTGATAGCTATATTAGGTGGATACTTAAACGTAAGCCAAAACGAAGGCACCAGTTGGAGCACCTTTATACAGCAGGTATTTGAACCCTTAACTTTTGTTGATTTTGTAGCCTCGCTAATCAAATCCATCGTGTTTGGTTTTACCATAGGTATTGTAGGCTGTTACCAGGGATACAACTCAACTAAAGGAACCGAAGGTGTTGGTAAGGCGGCTAATGGCGCGGTGGTGACCGCCATGTTCCTGGTATTTATTGAAGAAGTGATCATCGTACAGATAACCAGCTGGTTCCGTTAA
- a CDS encoding ATP-dependent Clp protease proteolytic subunit, whose product MNIDKQEFRKYAVMHHSIAGTQVDSFISKVEKSALPTAMTPYITEEREMRVAQMDVFSRLMMDRIIFLGEAVDDHVANIIQAQLLFLQSTDSKKDIQMYINSPGGSVYAGLGIYDTMHFIGPDVATICTGMALSMGSVLLCAGAAGKRAALKHSRIMLHQPSGGAQGMASDIEIASVQIRKMKQELYEIIAQHSGQPYQKVYDVSDRDYWMTASESKEFGIIDEVLG is encoded by the coding sequence ATGAATATCGATAAACAGGAATTCCGCAAATATGCGGTCATGCACCATTCTATTGCCGGTACCCAGGTAGATAGTTTTATTTCGAAGGTTGAAAAAAGCGCCCTTCCCACCGCCATGACACCCTACATCACCGAAGAACGCGAAATGCGCGTAGCCCAGATGGATGTATTTTCGCGCCTGATGATGGACAGGATCATCTTTCTTGGCGAAGCCGTCGACGACCATGTGGCCAACATCATCCAGGCGCAGCTGCTCTTTCTGCAATCAACCGATTCAAAAAAAGATATCCAAATGTACATCAACTCGCCGGGTGGTTCGGTTTATGCCGGTTTAGGCATTTATGATACCATGCACTTTATAGGGCCCGATGTGGCTACTATTTGTACCGGCATGGCCTTGTCTATGGGTTCTGTGCTATTGTGCGCGGGTGCTGCGGGCAAACGTGCCGCCCTCAAGCATTCCCGCATCATGCTGCACCAGCCATCGGGCGGGGCGCAGGGCATGGCATCAGACATCGAGATAGCATCCGTCCAAATACGTAAAATGAAACAGGAACTATACGAGATCATTGCCCAGCACAGCGGCCAGCCTTATCAAAAAGTTTATGATGTATCCGATCGGGATTACTGGATGACAGCCAGCGAATCCAAAGAGTTTGGGATTATTGATGAGGTGTTGGGGTAA
- a CDS encoding DUF3784 domain-containing protein, whose product MQSGCMVLGIIEMCAAGLLIFLAYLIKYKKRVEIIAGYDERTCKDKDGLANWIGGSLLVTGLICLLLAIIATLMPNHTDQMMIAFGVIILLWAIIANIGGKKFKV is encoded by the coding sequence ATGCAAAGCGGATGTATGGTATTGGGGATAATTGAAATGTGCGCGGCGGGACTGCTCATTTTTTTGGCCTATCTTATCAAATACAAAAAAAGGGTTGAGATCATTGCCGGTTATGACGAGCGAACCTGTAAGGACAAAGACGGTCTGGCCAATTGGATAGGCGGCAGCCTACTGGTCACCGGGCTAATATGTCTTTTATTAGCTATAATAGCTACCTTGATGCCCAACCATACCGATCAAATGATGATTGCTTTTGGCGTTATCATACTATTGTGGGCTATTATCGCCAATATTGGCGGCAAAAAATTTAAAGTTTGA
- a CDS encoding ABC transporter ATP-binding protein: MKKTHTPTDHSNPVISIRGLKKAFEDYAVLRGIDLDLYQGENLVVLGRSGTGKSVLIKIISGLLKPDAGEITVLGHNLAQITEKELQELRVRIGFSFQNSALYDSMTVRKNLEFPLVRNRKGITRAEINTSVETVLDAVGLSQTINQMPAELSGGQRKRIGIARTLILNPEIMLYDEPTAGLDPITCIEINDLINEVQQRYNTSSIIITHDLTCAKQTGDRIAMLLDGQFQRTGTFDEVFDTDDSRVKPFFDYNFIH; encoded by the coding sequence ATGAAAAAGACACACACACCAACAGATCATAGCAACCCGGTTATCAGCATTAGGGGGCTTAAAAAAGCTTTTGAGGATTATGCCGTACTGCGCGGTATCGACCTTGATCTTTACCAGGGCGAAAACCTGGTGGTGCTTGGTCGTTCGGGTACGGGTAAATCCGTACTGATCAAGATCATTTCGGGCCTGCTGAAACCAGATGCGGGCGAAATAACCGTATTGGGACATAACCTGGCACAAATAACCGAAAAAGAGCTACAGGAATTGCGTGTGAGAATCGGCTTTTCGTTTCAGAACAGCGCCTTGTATGATAGTATGACAGTACGCAAAAATCTGGAATTTCCACTGGTACGTAACCGCAAAGGCATCACCCGGGCCGAGATCAATACTTCGGTTGAAACCGTATTGGATGCCGTAGGCCTGTCGCAAACCATCAATCAGATGCCTGCAGAGCTTTCGGGCGGCCAGCGTAAACGTATCGGTATTGCCAGAACATTAATCCTGAACCCGGAGATTATGCTGTATGATGAGCCTACTGCCGGGCTTGATCCGATAACCTGTATCGAGATCAATGACCTGATTAACGAGGTGCAGCAACGATACAATACTTCATCTATCATTATTACGCACGATTTAACCTGCGCCAAACAAACCGGCGACCGGATTGCCATGCTGCTCGACGGGCAATTTCAACGTACCGGCACTTTTGATGAGGTGTTTGATACCGACGATAGCCGGGTTAAACCATTTTTTGACTATAACTTTATTCACTAA
- a CDS encoding glycoside hydrolase family 26 protein, whose amino-acid sequence MHPVLRYITITALFLLFYNLFASAQLYSPSDKKATAETSVLFFSMQRLLGAGILFGHHDDTAYGVNWKFEPNGSDVKSVTGSYPAIYGWDLAKIEHDSINDINGVPFKLQKQLVKEAYERGGINTFCWHMDNPANGKTAWDTTQHTIKELIPGGAYYEVYVSWLDKAAAYMVDLKGSGGEAIPILFRPFHELTGNWFWWGKNTSSPEEFKALWRFTIDYLREKKKLHNLLIVYSTADFDSEEEFLERYPGDGYVDFMGFDNYCFQNVADYQTKLDKRLTILEGVATKHHKVACLPETGYEQIPQADWWTKVLLPTLAKHQLSYVLAWRNGTASHYFVPYPGQVSGGDFVKFYNSPQIMFQDRLTPLSVYGKPNAGE is encoded by the coding sequence ATGCACCCAGTTTTGAGGTATATAACCATTACCGCTTTATTTTTACTGTTTTACAATTTGTTTGCCAGCGCACAATTATATAGCCCTAGTGATAAAAAAGCCACGGCCGAAACCAGCGTTCTTTTTTTCAGTATGCAGCGCTTGCTGGGTGCTGGAATTTTATTTGGTCATCATGACGATACTGCCTATGGGGTTAACTGGAAATTTGAGCCCAATGGGTCTGATGTAAAAAGTGTTACAGGTTCTTATCCGGCTATATATGGGTGGGATTTGGCAAAAATTGAACATGATAGTATTAATGATATTAATGGTGTACCATTTAAGCTACAAAAGCAGTTGGTAAAAGAGGCCTATGAACGTGGTGGTATCAATACCTTCTGCTGGCACATGGATAATCCCGCTAATGGCAAAACAGCCTGGGATACCACTCAACATACCATTAAAGAGCTGATTCCGGGTGGTGCATATTACGAAGTTTATGTATCCTGGCTGGATAAAGCGGCAGCTTATATGGTCGATTTGAAAGGCTCTGGCGGTGAAGCCATCCCCATATTGTTCAGGCCATTTCATGAACTTACCGGCAATTGGTTTTGGTGGGGTAAAAACACCAGCTCACCTGAAGAATTTAAAGCCTTATGGCGTTTCACTATAGATTATCTGCGTGAAAAGAAAAAACTCCATAACCTGCTCATCGTATATTCAACTGCTGATTTTGATTCAGAAGAAGAATTCCTGGAACGTTATCCAGGCGATGGATATGTGGATTTTATGGGCTTTGACAATTACTGTTTCCAAAACGTTGCCGATTACCAAACCAAATTGGATAAACGCCTTACTATTTTAGAGGGAGTAGCCACCAAACATCACAAAGTAGCTTGCCTGCCCGAAACCGGTTACGAGCAAATACCCCAGGCCGATTGGTGGACAAAGGTCTTACTGCCCACGCTGGCCAAACATCAACTATCCTACGTACTGGCCTGGCGTAACGGTACTGCAAGTCATTATTTTGTGCCATATCCAGGTCAGGTAAGCGGCGGTGATTTTGTGAAATTCTATAATAGTCCGCAAATAATGTTTCAGGACAGGCTTACACCGCTGAGTGTATATGGTAAGCCGAATGCGGGGGAGTAG
- a CDS encoding RNA polymerase sigma factor: MDAVNLEEQVAERQQLFIALYQKVFPAVARYVSKCGGSFDEAKDVFQDALLSYYEKSRSATADINTSEGAYIYGTARYLWIKRYKETQQTTQLEDNAASDMAIETTVPLAEDKLLHFLETAGKRCMELLRSFYYDQLPMTKLAQLFGFSGVRSATVQKYKCIEKVRESVKKKALTYEDFLE; encoded by the coding sequence ATGGATGCAGTTAATTTGGAAGAGCAGGTTGCAGAACGGCAGCAGCTTTTCATCGCACTATATCAAAAAGTTTTCCCGGCGGTGGCCCGCTATGTAAGCAAATGCGGCGGATCATTTGATGAGGCCAAAGATGTTTTCCAGGACGCCCTGCTGAGCTATTACGAAAAAAGCAGATCGGCCACAGCTGATATCAACACCAGCGAAGGAGCTTACATTTATGGCACTGCCCGGTATCTGTGGATAAAAAGGTATAAAGAAACTCAACAAACTACGCAGCTGGAAGACAATGCCGCCTCAGATATGGCTATCGAAACCACCGTGCCCCTTGCTGAAGATAAATTATTACATTTTTTAGAAACCGCTGGCAAACGCTGTATGGAACTGCTTCGCTCCTTTTATTACGATCAGTTACCCATGACCAAATTAGCCCAATTGTTCGGCTTTTCGGGGGTACGTTCGGCAACGGTGCAAAAATATAAGTGCATTGAAAAAGTAAGGGAATCCGTTAAAAAAAAAGCATTAACTTATGAGGACTTCCTTGAATAA
- a CDS encoding acyltransferase family protein translates to MQVQTVVSPVTAGSNTQTGKIIYIDNLKVMLTILVVLHHTFITYGAPGGWYYAEKTTHTAALIPMTLFVATNQSFFMGFFFFISAYFTESSFHKKGAARFTADRLKRLGIPLIFYSFILSPVLSYLVYRFALGHDIPYVDYLHGFHPWIDFGVLWFVAALLTFSLLYVGIMLLFKSNKPSQPEPGKLPPVNKIVLFALTLALGSYLVRSVFPVGWVLKPVGFQLGHFVQYIALFALGIVASRGQWLQVVSYKMGKGFAAMVALMIVVLFPIIYYIKIVTNSPIETFNGDGHWQSLMYACWEQFTGIFIILALLGIARQKWNSQSVFMKNMSRATFAVYIFHPLVLISLSMLFRPFHTDPAIKLLFVAPLAVIGSFALGDLLVKIPGVKAII, encoded by the coding sequence ATGCAAGTTCAAACCGTTGTATCACCCGTTACCGCTGGCAGTAATACACAAACCGGTAAAATTATATATATAGATAATTTAAAAGTAATGCTTACCATTTTGGTGGTGCTGCATCATACATTTATTACCTATGGCGCTCCAGGTGGCTGGTATTATGCCGAAAAAACAACCCATACTGCTGCATTAATACCCATGACCTTGTTTGTGGCTACTAATCAGTCGTTTTTTATGGGTTTTTTCTTTTTTATCTCCGCCTATTTCACAGAATCGTCTTTTCATAAAAAAGGGGCAGCCCGCTTTACAGCCGATAGATTAAAGCGATTAGGCATCCCCCTTATATTTTACTCTTTTATCCTGTCGCCGGTATTAAGTTACCTGGTTTACCGGTTTGCACTGGGACATGATATTCCCTATGTTGATTACCTGCACGGTTTTCACCCCTGGATAGATTTCGGGGTATTGTGGTTTGTAGCAGCTCTGCTGACCTTCAGTTTATTATATGTGGGTATCATGTTGCTATTTAAAAGTAACAAACCATCACAACCAGAACCAGGTAAATTACCACCGGTAAACAAGATTGTTTTATTTGCGCTTACTTTGGCTTTAGGCAGCTACCTGGTGAGGTCGGTATTCCCGGTTGGCTGGGTACTCAAGCCGGTCGGTTTTCAATTGGGACACTTTGTACAGTATATCGCCTTATTTGCTTTAGGTATAGTAGCCTCGCGAGGGCAATGGTTACAAGTAGTAAGTTATAAGATGGGTAAGGGCTTTGCTGCTATGGTTGCCCTTATGATTGTAGTATTGTTCCCGATAATTTATTATATAAAAATAGTAACCAATAGCCCGATTGAAACCTTTAATGGCGATGGGCACTGGCAATCGTTAATGTATGCCTGCTGGGAGCAATTCACCGGGATATTTATCATCTTAGCTTTATTGGGTATTGCGCGGCAAAAATGGAATAGTCAATCGGTATTTATGAAGAATATGTCGCGGGCCACGTTTGCGGTGTATATATTTCATCCCTTGGTGTTGATATCCTTGTCTATGTTGTTCAGGCCCTTCCATACCGACCCTGCCATTAAATTACTTTTTGTTGCACCATTGGCTGTTATTGGTTCGTTTGCCTTAGGCGACTTACTGGTGAAAATACCGGGAGTAAAAGCGATTATTTAA